The following proteins come from a genomic window of Anopheles ziemanni chromosome 3, idAnoZiCoDA_A2_x.2, whole genome shotgun sequence:
- the LOC131285096 gene encoding LOW QUALITY PROTEIN: large ribosomal subunit protein eL37A-like (The sequence of the model RefSeq protein was modified relative to this genomic sequence to represent the inferred CDS: substituted 1 base at 1 genomic stop codon): MTRLTKGTSSFGKRYNKSHTLCRRCGKSSYHIQKHTCSRCGYPAAKIRSYKWSEKAMGRKTTGTGRMRYLKVVFRRFRNGLPXGQVAKRKAAAKQ; this comes from the exons ACCAAAGGTACTTCTAGCTTTGGTAAGCGCTACAACAAGTCCCACACGTTGTGCCGTCGCTGTGGTAAATCGTCATACCATATTCAGAAGCATACTTGTTCGCGATGCGGCTATCCGGCAGCAAAAATCCGATCTT ATAAATGGTCAGAGAAGGCCATGGGCAGGAAGACTACTGGCACCGGCCGGATGCGCTACCTTAAAGTGGTATTCCGTCGTTTCCGCAACGGACTTCCTTAAGGTCAGGTAGCGAAGCGCAAGGCTGCAGCAAAACAGTGA